In Fusobacterium massiliense, a single window of DNA contains:
- a CDS encoding MipA/OmpV family protein, whose translation MKKILLLSLALLSINSVASEVKGSVSTMISKRDSLYKGREILPLPIWANLKYENLYLQGSEIGAKFLDKDNFDAFVFAQLQDGHSIKGSRMNPGYSTINRRSFQQSIGLKADIKLKIISKDVTLSPYFSLGKRGAIGGAKLSTFFMPVERLVIVPSVSSNIYSEKYTDYYFGVDKNEIGGNITKEYSPKMSYSVSANLYGEFYFTKSLSAFAFIDVTKYGSEVTKSPIVENKLINKTGLGLKYTF comes from the coding sequence ATGAAAAAAATTTTATTGCTAAGTTTAGCTTTATTATCGATAAATTCAGTAGCTTCTGAAGTTAAGGGATCTGTTTCTACAATGATAAGTAAGAGGGATTCACTTTATAAAGGAAGAGAAATTCTTCCTCTTCCAATTTGGGCTAATTTAAAATATGAAAATTTATATTTACAAGGAAGTGAAATTGGAGCAAAATTTTTAGATAAAGATAATTTTGATGCTTTTGTTTTTGCTCAACTTCAAGATGGACATTCAATAAAAGGTTCAAGAATGAATCCGGGTTATTCCACTATAAATAGAAGAAGTTTTCAACAATCTATTGGTCTAAAAGCTGATATAAAACTTAAAATAATCTCAAAAGATGTAACTTTAAGTCCTTATTTTAGTTTGGGAAAAAGAGGAGCAATTGGAGGAGCTAAGTTATCTACATTCTTTATGCCAGTAGAAAGATTAGTTATAGTTCCATCTGTAAGTTCAAATATTTATTCAGAAAAATATACTGATTATTATTTTGGAGTTGATAAAAATGAGATAGGTGGAAATATAACAAAGGAATACTCACCAAAAATGTCTTATTCAGTTTCAGCAAACTTATATGGAGAGTTTTATTTTACAAAATCACTTTCGGCTTTTGCATTTATAGATGTTACAAAATATGGATCAGAGGTAACTAAATCTCCAATAGTTGAAAATAAATTAATAAATAAAACAGGATTGGGATTGAAATATACATTCTAA
- a CDS encoding polysaccharide deacetylase family protein: MNILMALSQLEITGAEVYAATIADELIARGNNVFIVSDTLTIPTKAEYIKLEFNKRSLLQRIKHIKELYKIIKEKDIHIVHANSRASSWSCQIACKLAGIPLITTTHGRQPVHFSRKLIKAFGDYSIAVCENIKKHMVNDIGYNENKISVILNPINFVEKEFKKDENSKKNISIIGRLSGPKGDVAYDLLEILAQDEILKNFQIKLIGGKDIPEKFLKFKEKGIEFLGYVNDLQLKFLEADVVIGAGRVAFESILNKRPVIAVGETEYIGCIDSQNIDLALTSNFGDIGSMKYPIIDKNIVLNDLEKALKLGLEEKEKLKNKVFLKTNLKHIVDKIEKKYFSLYVDKKKYEVPVVMYHRVINNSENEGIYGTYIYENIFRQHMQYLKDNNFDVITFEDLNKIGWRNRFQRNKKYIMITFDDGYVDNYNLAFPILKEFGFKATIFLMGESTYNEWDVNAGGEKKFELMDKFMIKEMQDYGIEFGAHTFNHPKLNKLSEEGIRHQIVDVKKPLEEKIEKEIITFAYPYGILNDYAKKMAREAGYTFTVSTDSGSVCLSDDLYQIRRIAIFPNTNLFSFKRKVAGNYNFKKIKREKKKNKEN, from the coding sequence ATGAATATACTTATGGCTTTATCTCAGCTTGAAATAACTGGAGCTGAAGTATATGCAGCAACAATAGCAGATGAACTTATTGCAAGAGGAAATAATGTTTTTATTGTTTCTGATACTTTAACGATACCAACAAAAGCTGAATATATAAAATTAGAATTTAATAAAAGAAGTTTATTACAAAGAATAAAGCATATAAAAGAATTATATAAAATAATTAAAGAAAAAGATATACATATAGTTCATGCTAATTCAAGAGCCTCTTCATGGAGTTGTCAAATTGCTTGTAAATTAGCTGGAATACCTTTGATTACAACAACCCATGGTAGACAACCTGTACATTTTAGTAGAAAATTAATAAAGGCATTTGGAGATTATTCAATAGCTGTTTGTGAAAATATAAAAAAACATATGGTAAATGACATAGGATACAATGAAAATAAAATTTCTGTTATTTTAAATCCGATAAATTTTGTTGAAAAAGAATTTAAAAAAGATGAAAATTCAAAAAAAAATATTTCTATTATAGGTAGATTATCAGGACCTAAAGGTGATGTAGCTTACGATTTGTTGGAAATTTTAGCTCAAGATGAAATTTTGAAAAACTTCCAAATAAAATTAATTGGTGGAAAAGATATTCCAGAAAAATTTTTAAAATTTAAAGAAAAGGGAATAGAATTTTTAGGATATGTAAATGATTTACAATTAAAATTTTTAGAAGCTGATGTTGTTATTGGAGCGGGAAGAGTAGCTTTTGAATCAATATTAAATAAAAGACCAGTGATAGCAGTAGGAGAAACAGAATATATAGGTTGTATAGACTCTCAAAATATAGACCTTGCTCTTACATCAAATTTTGGAGATATAGGTTCTATGAAATATCCTATAATAGATAAAAATATTGTGCTAAATGATTTAGAAAAAGCCTTAAAATTAGGATTAGAAGAGAAAGAAAAATTAAAAAACAAGGTATTTTTAAAAACTAATTTGAAACATATAGTTGACAAAATTGAAAAGAAATATTTCTCTTTGTATGTAGATAAGAAAAAATATGAAGTTCCAGTTGTAATGTATCACAGAGTTATAAATAATTCAGAAAATGAGGGAATATATGGAACATATATCTATGAAAATATTTTTAGACAACATATGCAATATTTAAAAGATAATAACTTCGATGTTATTACATTTGAAGATTTAAATAAAATTGGTTGGAGAAATAGATTTCAAAGAAATAAAAAATATATTATGATAACTTTTGATGACGGTTATGTCGATAACTATAATTTAGCTTTTCCAATATTAAAAGAATTTGGTTTTAAAGCTACCATATTTTTAATGGGGGAGTCTACTTATAATGAATGGGACGTTAATGCTGGAGGAGAAAAAAAGTTCGAGCTTATGGATAAATTTATGATTAAAGAAATGCAAGATTATGGAATTGAATTCGGAGCTCATACATTTAATCATCCAAAATTAAATAAATTATCAGAAGAAGGAATAAGACATCAGATTGTAGATGTAAAGAAACCTTTAGAAGAAAAAATTGAAAAAGAAATTATAACTTTTGCCTATCCTTATGGTATTTTAAATGACTATGCAAAAAAAATGGCAAGGGAAGCAGGCTATACTTTTACAGTTTCAACTGATTCGGGTTCAGTTTGTCTTTCAGATGATTTATATCAAATAAGAAGGATAGCAATATTTCCTAATACTAATCTATTTAGTTTTAAAAGAAAAGTTGCAGGAAATTATAATTTTAAAAAAATAAAAAGAGAAAAAAAGAAAAATAAGGAGAATTAG
- a CDS encoding B12-binding domain-containing radical SAM protein, with the protein MYDLYDFPLYRPPSEAYSLIIQITLGCSHNRCTFCSMYKDKKFVIKPIEKIKEDIDAFRAMYRNREVEKIFLADGDALVVPTKILVEILDYIKEVFPECKRVSVYGTAIAIHQKSIEELKLLYEKGLTLVYLGVESGDDEALKFIKKGIKAEKIVELSKKIMSVGIDLSITLIAGLLGKYQDNKMHAINTAKIIVDISPKYASILNLRLYEGTELYKLMQEGKYDYMEGIDVLKEMKLILSNMDISKITSPIIFRANHASNYLNLKGNLPEDIPRMIKEIDYAIENEAINVNNYRFL; encoded by the coding sequence ATGTACGATTTATATGATTTTCCATTATACAGACCACCAAGTGAAGCATATAGCTTGATTATTCAAATAACTTTGGGGTGTTCACATAATAGATGTACTTTTTGTAGTATGTATAAGGATAAAAAATTTGTTATAAAACCGATAGAAAAAATAAAAGAAGATATAGATGCTTTTAGAGCAATGTATAGAAATAGAGAAGTGGAAAAAATATTCCTAGCCGATGGAGATGCACTAGTAGTTCCAACAAAAATTCTTGTTGAGATACTAGATTATATAAAAGAAGTTTTTCCGGAATGTAAGAGAGTTTCAGTTTATGGAACAGCTATAGCTATTCATCAAAAGTCTATTGAGGAATTAAAACTTTTATACGAAAAAGGATTAACTCTAGTATATTTAGGTGTGGAAAGTGGAGATGATGAAGCTTTAAAGTTTATTAAAAAAGGAATTAAAGCTGAAAAAATAGTTGAACTTTCAAAAAAAATTATGAGTGTAGGAATAGATTTATCTATAACTTTGATAGCAGGTTTACTAGGGAAATATCAAGATAATAAGATGCATGCAATAAATACAGCAAAAATTATAGTAGACATATCTCCAAAATATGCAAGTATTTTAAATTTAAGATTATATGAAGGAACAGAATTATATAAACTTATGCAAGAAGGAAAATATGACTATATGGAAGGTATTGATGTTCTAAAAGAAATGAAATTAATACTTTCAAATATGGATATTTCTAAAATAACAAGTCCGATAATTTTTAGGGCTAATCATGCTTCAAATTACTTAAATTTAAAGGGAAATTTACCTGAGGATATCCCAAGAATGATAAAAGAAATTGATTATGCTATAGAGAATGAAGCTATCAATGTAAATAATTATAGATTTTTATAA
- a CDS encoding Cof-type HAD-IIB family hydrolase, whose product MSYKLVVCDMDGTLLTSQHRISDYTADIIKKIEKKGVKFLIATGRPFLDAKHYRDTLNLSSFLITSNGARAHNEKNEVIVAEDIPQKFTEKLLSYDLDRKKYHRNIYLDNDWFIEYEIEGLREFHEESGFQFQITDLDKFKNGAVTKIFFLAEENDLEKLEKKLVKDLENDLSITISSPYCLEFMKKGVNKAETLKKVLKILDISPNEVIAFGDSMNDYEMLSFVGKPFIMGNANKRLIESLPNVEVIGNNNEDAIGKKLQEIFEI is encoded by the coding sequence ATGAGTTATAAATTAGTTGTATGTGATATGGATGGGACATTACTTACATCTCAACATAGAATTTCTGATTACACAGCAGATATTATAAAAAAAATTGAAAAAAAAGGAGTAAAATTTTTAATAGCTACTGGAAGACCATTTTTAGATGCAAAACACTATAGAGATACTTTAAATTTATCTTCATTTTTAATAACATCAAATGGAGCTAGAGCCCATAATGAAAAAAATGAAGTTATTGTTGCAGAAGATATACCACAAAAATTTACAGAAAAATTGTTATCCTATGATTTAGATAGAAAAAAATATCATAGAAATATTTATTTAGACAATGATTGGTTTATTGAATATGAAATTGAGGGACTTAGAGAATTTCATGAGGAATCTGGATTTCAATTTCAGATAACAGATTTAGATAAATTTAAAAATGGAGCTGTTACAAAAATATTTTTTTTAGCAGAGGAAAATGATTTAGAAAAATTAGAAAAAAAATTAGTGAAAGATTTAGAAAATGATTTAAGTATTACAATATCATCTCCATATTGCTTAGAATTTATGAAAAAAGGTGTTAATAAAGCTGAGACATTAAAAAAAGTTTTAAAAATATTGGATATAAGTCCAAATGAAGTTATTGCTTTTGGAGATAGCATGAATGACTATGAAATGCTTAGTTTTGTTGGGAAACCTTTTATTATGGGAAATGCAAATAAGAGATTGATTGAAAGTTTACCAAATGTAGAAGTAATTGGTAATAATAATGAAGATGCAATAGGGAAAAAATTGCAAGAGATTTTTGAAATATAA
- a CDS encoding methyltransferase regulatory domain-containing protein — protein sequence MIENTKKLEMSYDEVPYISKTFYNTQPNKLKSNLKLLNFETPDTETARVLEIGCSFGGNIIPFALANPKSKVIGLDLSKVQVDEGNKLIDSLGADNIKLYQKNIVDYKGEFGEFDYIICHGVYSWVPEEVQNAILDVIKKSLSKNGVAVISYNVYPGWKNMEIAKDIMTFRDKYLSKKGVEVTNENRVSFGKGAIEFILNHSQQNDRVKKSIKEILNKNDYYILHEYFELYNKPLYIYNFAEKLKEYELVHVVDSQFMKSFPLLDEEVEKKINNECGEDYIAKEQYYDYINDTQFRSSIITHADNLKNINISKDIKISNLKELFYRGRYFKNEDRKYLLSNKIKLTNNSHLEEILDLLSNIYPETLSLDEIVEKLNNKIELKEVATLILELIYSQDIEIFNKKKILERQEKLNIIPKYKRYLEYFATSKNPIISFSNILGLTYEVEDMKFKIFMIVSLFDGTKTDDDIYGILKKKVENKEINVKGEDEITVENNLKNFISALRNLVEENFFNTEG from the coding sequence ATGATAGAAAATACGAAAAAATTAGAAATGAGTTATGATGAAGTTCCTTATATATCAAAAACTTTTTATAATACACAACCAAATAAATTAAAATCGAATCTTAAATTACTGAATTTTGAAACACCAGATACAGAAACAGCAAGGGTATTAGAAATAGGTTGTTCATTTGGGGGAAATATAATCCCTTTTGCTTTAGCTAATCCAAAATCAAAAGTAATAGGATTAGATTTATCGAAAGTACAAGTTGATGAAGGTAATAAATTGATAGATAGCTTAGGAGCAGATAATATAAAACTTTATCAGAAAAATATTGTAGATTATAAAGGAGAATTTGGAGAATTTGATTATATAATCTGCCATGGAGTTTATAGTTGGGTTCCAGAAGAGGTTCAAAATGCTATCTTAGATGTAATAAAAAAATCTCTATCAAAAAATGGAGTTGCTGTGATTTCATATAATGTTTATCCAGGATGGAAAAATATGGAAATAGCAAAGGATATTATGACTTTTAGAGATAAATATTTATCAAAAAAAGGAGTAGAAGTAACAAATGAAAATAGAGTGTCTTTTGGAAAGGGAGCTATAGAATTTATACTTAATCATTCTCAGCAAAATGATAGAGTGAAAAAAAGTATTAAAGAAATTTTAAATAAAAATGATTATTATATTCTTCATGAATATTTTGAATTATATAATAAACCACTATATATTTATAACTTCGCAGAAAAATTAAAAGAATATGAATTAGTTCACGTTGTAGATTCTCAATTTATGAAGTCATTTCCACTTTTAGATGAAGAGGTAGAAAAAAAGATAAATAATGAATGTGGAGAGGATTATATTGCAAAAGAGCAATATTATGACTATATAAATGATACCCAATTTAGAAGTAGTATTATTACACATGCTGATAATTTAAAGAATATAAATATTTCTAAAGATATAAAAATTTCTAATTTAAAAGAATTATTTTATAGAGGGAGATATTTTAAAAATGAAGATAGAAAATATTTACTTTCAAATAAGATAAAATTGACAAATAATAGCCATTTAGAAGAAATATTGGACTTATTAAGTAATATATATCCAGAAACTTTAAGTTTAGATGAGATTGTAGAAAAATTAAACAATAAAATAGAATTAAAAGAAGTAGCAACTTTAATTTTGGAATTAATTTATTCACAAGATATTGAAATATTTAATAAGAAAAAGATTTTAGAAAGACAGGAGAAATTGAATATTATACCAAAATATAAAAGATATTTGGAATATTTTGCTACTTCAAAGAATCCGATTATTTCTTTTTCAAATATATTAGGTTTAACATACGAAGTTGAGGATATGAAATTTAAAATTTTCATGATAGTATCATTGTTTGATGGGACAAAAACAGATGATGATATATATGGAATATTAAAGAAAAAAGTAGAAAATAAAGAAATTAATGTAAAGGGAGAAGATGAAATAACTGTAGAAAATAATCTAAAAAACTTTATTTCTGCGTTAAGGAATTTGGTTGAAGAAAATTTCTTTAATACCGAGGGTTAA
- the secF gene encoding protein translocase subunit SecF: MKTNLNIIKNIKIYLSISIVLVALSIVIFFTKGLNYGIDFSGGNLFQLKYNDVAMTLPQINENLDELSGELPQVNSNSRKVQISDDGTVIIRVPELTKAEQDKVMENLQKLGTYTLDKEEKVGASVGDDLKKAAIYSLVIGSILIVLYITLRFEFSFAIGGILSLLHDIIIAVGFIALMGYEVDTPFIAAILTILGYSINDTIVIYDRIRENLRRKAKTGGSLEDVMNDSVNEVMVRSLNTSITTLFSVVAILVFGGASLKTFIMTLLIGILAGTYSSIFVATPIVYLLNKRKGNNMNDMFKEEENKEDKRVEKILV; encoded by the coding sequence ATGAAAACTAATTTAAATATTATAAAAAATATAAAAATATATCTTTCAATATCTATAGTTTTAGTAGCTTTATCAATAGTAATATTTTTTACAAAAGGCTTAAATTATGGTATAGATTTTTCTGGAGGGAATTTATTTCAATTAAAATATAATGATGTTGCTATGACATTGCCACAAATAAATGAAAATTTAGATGAATTATCAGGAGAATTACCACAAGTTAATTCAAATAGTAGAAAGGTTCAAATTTCAGATGATGGAACAGTAATTATAAGAGTTCCAGAATTAACTAAAGCAGAACAAGATAAAGTTATGGAAAATTTACAAAAATTAGGGACTTATACACTTGATAAAGAAGAAAAAGTTGGTGCTAGTGTTGGAGATGACTTGAAAAAAGCTGCAATTTATTCACTTGTGATAGGTTCTATTTTGATAGTGTTATACATAACATTAAGATTTGAATTTAGCTTTGCTATTGGAGGAATTTTATCTTTATTACATGACATTATAATAGCTGTTGGATTTATAGCACTTATGGGTTATGAAGTGGATACACCATTTATAGCAGCAATATTAACGATACTTGGATATTCAATAAATGATACAATAGTAATTTATGATAGAATAAGAGAAAATTTAAGAAGAAAAGCTAAAACTGGTGGTTCTCTCGAAGATGTTATGAATGATTCGGTAAATGAAGTTATGGTAAGATCTTTAAATACATCAATAACTACATTATTCTCGGTTGTAGCAATATTAGTTTTTGGAGGAGCAAGTTTAAAAACTTTTATAATGACTCTTTTAATAGGAATCTTAGCTGGTACATATAGTTCAATATTCGTTGCAACACCAATAGTTTATTTACTAAACAAAAGAAAAGGTAATAATATGAATGATATGTTTAAAGAAGAAGAAAATAAAGAAGATAAAAGAGTAGAAAAAATATTAGTTTAA
- the secD gene encoding protein translocase subunit SecD: protein MSKKLVLRLFLVIGIFAVSLWFSLMKPIKLGLDLKGGAYVVLEAVDDGKTKIDNEAMNRLIEVLNRRINGIGVAESSIQKAGDNRVIIELPGLQNTEDAINLIGKTALMEFKIMNEDGTLGETLLTGSALKKADVSYDNLGRPQISFEMTAEGAQEFAKITRENIGRQLAITLDGVVQTAPKINTEIPSGNGAITGNYSVEEAKGTAALLNAGALPIKAEIVETRTVGATLGDESIAQSKNAGMVAIILIWVFMLIFYRLPGIIADLVIILFGFITFACLNFIDATLTLPGIAGFILSLGMAVDANVIIFERIKEELRFGNTIKNSIESGFNKGFVAIFDSNLTTLIITAILFVFGTGPIKGFAVTLAIGTLASMFTAITATKILLLTFVSMFNFKDPKLFGVSLKEANNEN from the coding sequence ATGAGTAAGAAACTAGTTTTAAGATTGTTCTTAGTTATTGGAATTTTTGCTGTATCTTTATGGTTTAGCTTAATGAAACCTATTAAATTGGGATTAGATTTAAAAGGTGGAGCTTATGTTGTGCTTGAAGCCGTAGATGATGGAAAAACAAAAATAGATAATGAAGCTATGAATAGATTGATAGAAGTTTTAAACAGAAGAATTAATGGAATAGGAGTTGCAGAGTCTTCAATACAAAAAGCTGGAGATAATAGAGTAATTATAGAATTACCAGGTCTTCAAAATACGGAGGATGCAATCAATTTGATAGGTAAGACTGCTCTTATGGAATTTAAAATAATGAATGAAGATGGTACTTTAGGAGAAACTTTACTTACAGGTTCAGCATTAAAAAAAGCTGATGTTTCATATGATAATTTAGGTAGACCACAAATTTCCTTTGAAATGACTGCAGAAGGTGCTCAAGAGTTTGCAAAGATAACAAGAGAGAATATAGGAAGACAACTTGCAATAACTCTTGATGGAGTTGTTCAAACAGCACCAAAAATAAATACAGAAATTCCTAGTGGAAATGGTGCTATTACTGGAAATTATTCTGTTGAAGAAGCTAAGGGAACAGCAGCATTATTAAATGCAGGAGCATTACCAATAAAAGCAGAAATAGTAGAAACTAGAACTGTAGGAGCTACACTTGGAGATGAATCAATAGCTCAAAGTAAAAATGCAGGTATGGTAGCAATAATTTTAATATGGGTATTTATGTTGATATTCTATAGACTTCCTGGAATTATAGCAGATTTAGTAATAATTTTATTTGGATTTATAACTTTTGCTTGTTTGAATTTTATAGATGCAACTTTAACTTTACCAGGTATAGCAGGATTTATTTTATCACTTGGTATGGCAGTAGATGCTAATGTTATTATTTTTGAAAGAATAAAAGAAGAATTAAGATTTGGAAATACGATAAAAAATTCAATAGAATCTGGATTTAATAAAGGGTTTGTTGCAATATTTGACTCAAATTTAACTACTTTAATAATTACAGCAATATTATTTGTTTTTGGTACAGGACCAATAAAAGGATTTGCAGTAACTCTTGCAATAGGTACACTTGCATCTATGTTTACAGCAATTACAGCAACTAAAATATTACTTTTAACATTTGTAAGTATGTTTAATTTTAAAGATCCTAAATTGTTTGGAGTATCTTTAAAGGAGGCAAATAATGAAAACTAA
- the ruvX gene encoding Holliday junction resolvase RuvX — MKRYIALDIGDVRIGVARSDIMGIIATPLETINRKKVKSVKRIVEICKENNTESIVVGIPKSLNGEEKRQAEKVREYIEKIKKEIPNAEIIEVDERFSTVIADNILTELNTKGAIEKRKVVDKVAASIILQTYLDMKK, encoded by the coding sequence ATGAAAAGATATATAGCTCTTGATATTGGAGATGTAAGAATAGGAGTAGCAAGATCTGATATTATGGGTATAATAGCTACTCCACTTGAAACTATTAATAGAAAAAAAGTAAAATCCGTTAAAAGAATAGTAGAAATATGTAAAGAAAATAATACAGAATCTATAGTTGTAGGAATACCGAAAAGCTTAAACGGAGAAGAAAAAAGACAAGCTGAGAAGGTAAGAGAATATATAGAAAAGATAAAAAAAGAAATACCTAATGCTGAAATAATAGAAGTTGATGAGAGATTTTCAACAGTAATAGCTGATAATATATTAACTGAGCTTAATACAAAGGGAGCTATTGAAAAGAGAAAGGTAGTTGATAAAGTTGCTGCCTCAATTATATTACAAACATATTTAGATATGAAAAAATAA